DNA from Pseudocitrobacter corydidari:
ACGCGCCTGCACTGGGCGACTATCTTGACGATGAGTCTCGCGAACACTTTGCCGGGCTATGCGCTCAGCTGGATGCGGCAGGCATTGCCTACACCGTCAACCAGCGTCTGGTGCGCGGTCTGGACTACTACAACCGCACCGTTTTTGAGTGGGTGACCAACAGTCTGGGTTCCCAGGGTACCGTTTGCGCCGGTGGGCGTTATGACGGTCTGGTTGAGCAACTGGGCGGTCGCGCAACCCCGGCGGTGGGCTTCGCGATGGGTCTTGAACGACTTGTTTTGTTAGTTCAGGCAGTTAATCCGGAATTTAAAGCCGATCCTGTTGTCGATATATACCTGGTAGCCTCAGGTGCTGATACTCAGTCCGCCGCAATGCGTCTGGCTGAAGAGGTACGTGATGCAATTCCGGGTGTGAAACTGATGACAAACCACGGCGGCGGCAACTTCAAGAAACAGTTTGCCCGTGCGGACAAATGGGGGGCGCGCGTTGCTCTGGTGTTAGGTGAGTCTGAAGTCGCACAAGCGAATGTGGTCGTGAAGGATTTACGTTCTGGCGAGCAGACAACCGTAACGCAGGACGGCGTTGCCGCGCATTTGCGCACTATTCTGGGTTAATCTCCCGGACATTTTTATCAGGAGAAGGACTGCGTGGAAATGTACAATAACGATAACGACCAGGTTGACGCGCTTAAGCGTTTCTTTGCCGAAAACGGCAAAGCGCTGGCCGTTGGGGTCATTTTAGGGATTGGTGCGCTGGTTGGCTGGCGTTACTGGACGTCCCATCAGCTGAATACGGCGCGTGAATCTTCACAGGCCTATGAAAATGCCGTTTCTTCTCTAAGTTCAGGGAAACCGGAAGCGCTGGCCGGGGCGGAGAAATTCGCTGCCGAATCGAAAAACACCTACGGTGCTTTCGCGTCGCTGGAACTGGCTCAGCAATACGTAGACAAAAATGAACTGGATAAAGCGGAAAAACAGCTTAACCAGGGCTTAGCTGCGGCTTCTGATGAGAATCTGAAATCGGTTATCAGCATGCGTCTGGCACGCGTTCAGCTGCAAATGAAGCAGCCTGATGCGGCGCTGAAGACCATTGAAAGCATTAAAGGCGAAGGCTGGACGGCTATCGTCGCCGATTTGCGCGGGGAAATTCTGCTCAGCAAAGGTGACAAACAAGGCGCTCGCGCGGCCTGGGAAGCAGGAGCGAAAAGCGATGCTTCTCCTGCGCTCAGCGAAATGATGCGCATGAAAATTAATAATTTGTCCATCTGAGAGGGACCCGATGCAATTGCGTAAATTACTTTTGCCAGGACTGCTTTCTGTCACTCTGCTGAGTGGTTGTTCCTGGTTTAGCGGCGAAGAAGATATCGTAAAAATGTCCCCGCTGCCGACGGTTGAAAACCAGTTCACACCTTCTACCGCATGGGATGTGTCGGTGGGTAACGGAATTGGCAACTTCTATTCCAACCTGCATCCGGCCTATGCAGACAGCGTGGTTTATGCGGCAGACCGTCGTGGTACCGTTAAAGCACTGAACGCTGATGACGGCAAAGAAGTCTGGTCTATCGACCTGGCGGAAAAAGATGGCTGGCTGTCACGTAAACCGGCGCTGCTTTCCGGCGGCCTGACCGTTTCTGGCGGCCATGTGTATGTCGGCAGCGAAAAAGCGAAAGTCTATTCCCTGGATGCAGGCGATGGTTCCATCACCTGGCAGACGGCTATGGCGGGTGAAGTTCTGTCTCGTCCAGTAGTC
Protein-coding regions in this window:
- a CDS encoding YfgM family protein is translated as MEMYNNDNDQVDALKRFFAENGKALAVGVILGIGALVGWRYWTSHQLNTARESSQAYENAVSSLSSGKPEALAGAEKFAAESKNTYGAFASLELAQQYVDKNELDKAEKQLNQGLAAASDENLKSVISMRLARVQLQMKQPDAALKTIESIKGEGWTAIVADLRGEILLSKGDKQGARAAWEAGAKSDASPALSEMMRMKINNLSI